The sequence AAGCCCTGTAGCGTTTGATTTCCACCATGGGAAACACCATCAAACTTATGTGAATAATTTGAACAACCTCATCAAAGGCACAGATTTTGAGAAAAGTTCTTTGTTTGCTATTTTGACAAAATCTAGCGGAGGCGTGTTTAATAACGCCGCTCAAATTTATAACCACGATTTTTATTGGGATTGCCTAAGCCCTAAAGCGACTGCCTTAAGCGATGAGTTAAAAGGGGCTTTAGAAAAAGATTTCGGCTCATTAGAAAAATTTAAAGAAGACTTCATTAAGAGCGCGACCACTTTGTTTGGCTCTGGCTGGAATTGGGTGGCGTATAATTTAGACACTCAAAAAATTGAAATCATTCAAACGAGCAACGCTCAAACCCCAGTTACGGATAAAAAAGTGCCGCTTTTAGTGGTGGATGTGTGGGAGCATGCTTATTATATTGACCATAAAAACGCACGCCCTGTGTATTTGGAAAAATTCTATGGGCATATCAATTGGCATTTTGTTTCTCAATGCTATGAATGGGCGAAAAAAGAAGGCTTAGGCTCAGTGGATTACTACATCAACGAGTTGGTGCATAAAAAAGCTTAAGCGTTAGCGCTGTTGTGGTTTAAAGATTTTTAAACCACGCTTCTTTTTTGAATGAAAGACACTCTGTTTAATCAATCTCTAAACAAACGCTTTTGTTTTGATGAGAAAGTCGCTCATGTTTTTGACGACATGCTGGAACGCTCCATCCCCTATTACCATGAAATGTTAGATTTGGGGGCGTATTTTATCGCTCAAAATTTAAAAGAAAATACCAATGCTAAGCCCTTGATTTATGATTTGGGCTGTTCTACCGGGAACTTTTTTATCGCGCTTAACCAACAAATCCAACAAGATATTGAGCTTGTAGGGATTGACAATTCCATGCCCATGCTTAAAAAAGCACAAGAAAAATTAAAAGATTTTAAAAATGCCCGTTTTGAATGCATGGATTTTTTAGAGGTTGAGTTTAAAGAAGCGAGCGCGTTTTCATTGCTTTTTGTGCTGCAATTTGTCCGCCCCATGCAAAGAGAGGTGTTGCTCAAAAAGATTTATAACAGCCTTGCGTTGAATGGGGTTTTATTGGTGGGCGAAAAGATCATGAGCGAAGATCGGATATTAGACAAGCAAATGATAGAGCTATACTACCTTTATAAACAAAATCAAGGCTATAGCCACAATGAAATCGCTTTCAAAAGGGAAGCGTTAGAAAATGTGCTTGTGCCTTATAGTTTAAAAGAAAATGTCGCTCTTTTAGAAAGCGTGGGGTTTAAGCATGTAGAAGCGCTGTTTAAATGGGTGAATTTCACGCTGTTAGTTGCCAGAAAAACATGAGTTTTTTAAAATAATATATCAAACTTGAGTTTTTAAAAAATATCCACAGGATCCATATTCACGCTGCAAGGGATATTAGGAGCGGTTTTTAAAAACGCATGCACGCTTTTGATTAGGCTTAAAGGGTTTTTGGAACGCAATAAAATAAGGTAGCGGTAAGAAGAAGCGATTTTTTCAATGGGGGCTTTAAAGCTAGAGAGCGTTACGCCCTTTTCTAAACATGAAGAAAGGGTTTGAGAGGCTTTTAGGCTCAATTGTTGGGCTTTTTCTTCGTTTTTATGCTTAAACTCTAATAAACACAGCCTTGAAAAAGGCGGGTAGAGTTCGCACCTTTCTTGCAATTCGTATTGTAAAAAATCTTCATAATCTTCTAAGAAATTTTCTAATAGATCCGTTTCGGTGCTTTGAATGAACACTTGGCCAGAAATTTGCCTAGCGCTCCTCCCAGCGATTTGATAAAGTAGCGACACACCTTCTTCTAAAGCCCTGTAACTATTGGATTTAATGATATTGTCTATGCCTAAAACAACCGCTAAACTCACTTTAGCGTAATCATGCCCTTTGCTTATCATTTGAGTGCCGATTAAGATATTGGTTTTTTGAGCGTTGAAATCGTTTAAAATATTGTGGAGTTTTTTTGGCGTGCTGGTGTGATCTTTATCTAAAATGGCTATTTTAGCGCCTTTCAAAAGGCCTTCCAACTCGTTCAACACTTGCATGGTGCCTATCCTTTTACCCACTAAAACCTCGCTTTGACACGCGCTGCAAATTTTAGGGATAGGGCTTGAAAAATGGCAATAGTGGCACATGAGTTTGTGGGTTTTTAAATGCAAACTCATATTCACGCTGCAAAAGGGGCATTGAACGCTTTTATAACAATTTTGACACAGCAAGGTTTTGAAATTAGCTCTTGTAGGCACAAAAATAATGGCTTGCTCGTTTTTGTCTATAACTTGTTTTAGCGCTTCTAGGAGTTTGGGCGTGATAAAACGCTCGGTTTTTTCAAAAATAATGTTTTTTTGCGTAGGCGTGTAGCGCCCCTTTAAGCGCACTAAAGCCTTATCTTTAAAGCGTTTGTAACTATTTAGACTTGGCGTAGCAGAGCCTAAAATCACTTGAATAGGGAATTTATGGGATAAATACAAGCATAAATCCCTAGCGTTATACATAGGGCTTTGATGAGATTTATAAGAAAAGTCATGCTCTTCATCTACAATGATTAAACCCAACTCCTTAAGGGGTAAAAACAACGCACTTCGTGTGCCTACCACCAATTTGATTTCTTGCGAATAAAGCTTTTCTAAAAATTGTTTTTTTTGGGCTTGAGAGAGTTTGCTATGCCACAAGCCTAAATTTTCTTTAAAGACCCTTTTAAGGCGTTGTTGCATTTGAGGGGTGAGGGCGATTTCTGGCACTAACAATAAAGCGCTTTTTTTTTGCTCTAAAGTTTGAGCGATTGAATGCATATAAATCTCGGTTTTTCCGCTACCCGTATCGCCAAAGAGCAAACTTGCTGAATGTTTTTGCAATTCTTTTAAAGCGTTTGTTTGCGTTTGGCTTAACGCATTAAGAACGGGCTCAATTTTTTCTAACCCCACCAAATCGCATTCTTTAAAAGGGGTAAAAAGATTTAAGACTGAAGAAAGATTAGCCGAGTAATATTGAGCGATAAATAGAGCGAGCTCTATTTGAAAGGGGAGTAAAAAATAAGGGGTTTTTTCTAATTCTAGGCATTCAAAAGAGGGTTTTGAAACTTCTTCAAGAACGACGCCCAAAAGCGTTTTATTCCTTAAATGGATATTGACTAACGCCCCTTTAAGGTGTCGCTCTTTAGAAAAGTAAGTTAAAGGGGGGGTTTTGTTCTTTAAAGGAGCGATTAAGTGATAGAACATGATGAGATTTTTTCTAAAAGCTTTTGGAGTTCATTGTGCAAATACTCGTTTTGACAACTTTCATGCAAATAATCCTTCAAAAGCTCTAATGCGTTTAATTCTTGGTTATGGAAACGCTCCTTTAGGGTGCGTTTCATCTCATCGCTAAAGGTGTTATTGAGAGAGATTTTATAGCGTTTGCCTAAATAAGTGATTTCTAAGCTATCGTTTTCTGAATGCATGTTTTTAATGGTTTATGACAATAAATCAGAGATTTTGTCATAAAGACCTTGAATGCCCTTATCTTTAGCGCTCAATTCATCGTATAAAATAGCGATTTGAATGTCTTTTTCTTCATTTTGCGCATTCAGCGTGGTGTTTGCTTGGCGTAAAGCGTTCAACTCTTCTTCTTGTTTTTTGATTTTTTCAATCAATTCATCAATTTTAGCGCCCAATTGGTTTAACAAACTTAAAGATTGCATAATAAGCCTTTCATGGTTTTTAAAAGTTATTATATCAAAGCTATTGAATTATCGCAAAATACCCCTATCCCCTTAATAAAGTAACTAAAACCCCATGTTTTAAACCATTCTTATGGCGGTATTTGGTATTTTTGATTACCATAAAGCAACAAGATAGAAAGCTTGACATGGGAGTAATAAATGCAAAAAAATATATTAAAAATGACTCTATTGTTGGTTTTCCTCTTTTTAAGAAACGCTGTTGGTTTAGAGGAGAAAAACGCAGATCCTAAAAGCGTTCAAAATACGCCCAAAAATTTACCCCCTATCCAATTAAGGCTCAATCAAGTCCATGAAGAACTTATAGAAATGTTGGATAATATGGGGAAAGGCACGCAGTATGAGTTCCCTAAAATCAAAGAAATCCTGGAGCAAAGCGAAGAAGAATGGCTCAAAGTCGCCCATGAAGAATGCGTGGCGTTGGTTATGCTAATAAGCCCTAAGGCTTCTATTGAACACAGCCCTATTTATAAGAATTGCTATGAAGCTTATGTGAAGCAAAGAATCCATGATTTATATGATTTTTATATAGAAAGCAAAAAGGTGAAAAGAAAAATCAAGAAAGCCCATAAGCAAGAGACTGCTATTAACCAATCCCAGCCCTTAAAAAAAGAGCCGCCTAAAAACGAGAATAAAAAAAGCTTAGTCAAACCTAGCTTAAAAGATGCGGGTATCCCTAAAGGGTATTACTTGCAAATTGGGGCTTTTTTGAACGCGCCCAGTAAGGATTTTTTGCAAACGCTTAAAACTTTCCCTTACCAAATAAAGAAAAAAGACTCCCTCACGCATTATTTTATTGGCCCTTATAAAACGAAAGAAGAAGCCCTAAAACAGCTTGAAAATGCGGCTAAAAATTTTAAAAATAAGCCTGTGTTGGTGGAAAAGTGATTTTTACTCAGTTTGATTGGATCTTATAAAACCACCCAGCTATTAGCGCGACAAACAAACTCGCACCCAAAAACACATAACCTATCATTTTATAAAGGGGGATAAAATTTTTTTGAATTTCTTCTTCTGCAATAATGATTTTAGAAACCCCTAAGCGGTTAGTTGGGGTGCTGTCTGTGAAGTAAAAGCCTTGTTTTTTAAACGCAAAATAAGGGGTTTTGATTGCGTCATTTTTAAAAGAGGCCACAAACGCCCCGATATTAGAAAACTTGACTTTATTGTCTGCATCTAATAAGACAAAGGGGGTGTTTTTGAATCGTTCTTCTAAGATTTTTAAAGGCTCTAAAGAAGAGGCATTATCCAATTCTAAAAGGCTTTTAGCGATCGCATCAGCGGTGTATTGCATGCGTATTTGGATGTTTTCTAAGAGGTTATTTTTCGCATAAAAGAAAAATAACGCTAACAAAACCCCCACTAAAAGCAAGGTAGAAAGGGCGTAAATGATTAAAAAACGCTTTTTAAAAGAATAGGGCATGACAGACCTTTATAGCAAGTTGGATAACACAGCTTTTTAGAATTAAAAACGCTCAAAAATAGCCCCTTTTTTCTACCATGTTTATTTAATTTTATGGTAAATTCTTGAAAAATTGTTATAATTCCTACACTTTTTATTGGTAAATTAATTGAGAAAGGAGTTTAGAACATGCTTGAAATATGGATAGATATGATAATTTGTATTTTTTATTTGCTCTTTTTTACGACTCCTTACATTATAGGCGATATTTTGCAATTGAAATTTATCCGTCAAAAGCTCTGCGAGAAGCCTGTTTTACTCCCACAAAAGGATTATGAAGAAGCGGGAAATTACGCCATTAGGAAAATGCAATTATCCATTATTTCTCAAATTTTAGACGGGATCATCTTTGCTGGTTGGGTCTTTTTTGGTTTGACGCATTTAGAAGATTTGACGCATTATTTAAACCTTTCTGAAACGCTAGGTTACTTGGTGTTTACCTTGTTATTTTTAGCGATTCAAAGCGTTTTATCCTTACCCATTAGCTACTACACCATCATGCATTTGGATAAGGA is a genomic window of Helicobacter pylori oki112 containing:
- the cmoA gene encoding carboxy-S-adenosyl-L-methionine synthase CmoA; protein product: MKDTLFNQSLNKRFCFDEKVAHVFDDMLERSIPYYHEMLDLGAYFIAQNLKENTNAKPLIYDLGCSTGNFFIALNQQIQQDIELVGIDNSMPMLKKAQEKLKDFKNARFECMDFLEVEFKEASAFSLLFVLQFVRPMQREVLLKKIYNSLALNGVLLVGEKIMSEDRILDKQMIELYYLYKQNQGYSHNEIAFKREALENVLVPYSLKENVALLESVGFKHVEALFKWVNFTLLVARKT
- a CDS encoding primosomal protein N' is translated as MFYHLIAPLKNKTPPLTYFSKERHLKGALVNIHLRNKTLLGVVLEEVSKPSFECLELEKTPYFLLPFQIELALFIAQYYSANLSSVLNLFTPFKECDLVGLEKIEPVLNALSQTQTNALKELQKHSASLLFGDTGSGKTEIYMHSIAQTLEQKKSALLLVPEIALTPQMQQRLKRVFKENLGLWHSKLSQAQKKQFLEKLYSQEIKLVVGTRSALFLPLKELGLIIVDEEHDFSYKSHQSPMYNARDLCLYLSHKFPIQVILGSATPSLNSYKRFKDKALVRLKGRYTPTQKNIIFEKTERFITPKLLEALKQVIDKNEQAIIFVPTRANFKTLLCQNCYKSVQCPFCSVNMSLHLKTHKLMCHYCHFSSPIPKICSACQSEVLVGKRIGTMQVLNELEGLLKGAKIAILDKDHTSTPKKLHNILNDFNAQKTNILIGTQMISKGHDYAKVSLAVVLGIDNIIKSNSYRALEEGVSLLYQIAGRSARQISGQVFIQSTETDLLENFLEDYEDFLQYELQERCELYPPFSRLCLLEFKHKNEEKAQQLSLKASQTLSSCLEKGVTLSSFKAPIEKIASSYRYLILLRSKNPLSLIKSVHAFLKTAPNIPCSVNMDPVDIF
- the sodB gene encoding superoxide dismutase [Fe] yields the protein MFTLRELPFAKDSMGDFLSPVAFDFHHGKHHQTYVNNLNNLIKGTDFEKSSLFAILTKSSGGVFNNAAQIYNHDFYWDCLSPKATALSDELKGALEKDFGSLEKFKEDFIKSATTLFGSGWNWVAYNLDTQKIEIIQTSNAQTPVTDKKVPLLVVDVWEHAYYIDHKNARPVYLEKFYGHINWHFVSQCYEWAKKEGLGSVDYYINELVHKKA
- a CDS encoding SPOR domain-containing protein, with the translated sequence MQKNILKMTLLLVFLFLRNAVGLEEKNADPKSVQNTPKNLPPIQLRLNQVHEELIEMLDNMGKGTQYEFPKIKEILEQSEEEWLKVAHEECVALVMLISPKASIEHSPIYKNCYEAYVKQRIHDLYDFYIESKKVKRKIKKAHKQETAINQSQPLKKEPPKNENKKSLVKPSLKDAGIPKGYYLQIGAFLNAPSKDFLQTLKTFPYQIKKKDSLTHYFIGPYKTKEEALKQLENAAKNFKNKPVLVEK